GATGATGCTGGTCCTTCGTCTCTTTGCTGCCTTTTCCTCAGGTTCCTGGGTCAAAATGAGGTCGGCTTCCTCTAGGAGACGGGGCGTCCCCTCTCTTTCTAGCCAGTGCTGTCCCCAGCGCCCCCTGAACTTCTCAAAGTCACCACGACCTCCGAGTCTGTCTCGCTGCTTTTGATTCATCACGGTGCCGGTGCCGGTGCAGGGCTTACCTTCCCTCCTGGGGACGCTCCgtgggcccccccaccccccgcactctcctctgctcccctcctgcctctgccctgccccactcTTCCCTGGCCTCGCATCAGGCACTCGCTTCCAGGCTCACTCTCCACCGACGCTGCTCTGGCCCGGCGGGAGCGAGGAGCACCGGGACACGCAGCCCTGGGCGCCTCCCAGGCCGCCACGGCCACACGAGTGGCACCCCGGTTTAGGTTTGCATTCCCTTCGCTCCCCGAGACCGTCTGTGCTCTTTGATGGGCTGGCCGAGCTCCCGCGTAGGGGTGGAGCGTGGCTTCACTCAACAGTTGGTGCATTTCTCTGTAAAGGGCCCACACGGGTGTCTTAGCCCCCCGCCGGCCTTCGCATCTCGGCTTAAccgcggggggggggtggtggtccCATGCTatgggggctgagggaggaggggccggggggATGACACCCCGATCCACCTGCTGACCAAGTCTGGTCTTCTCTGAATTCACATTGAGTGGAaatgctcctccccctgcctcgggcacccctgccacctgccccctcGTCCTGAGGGCTCAGCTCAAAGCCGTGGTGAAGCCCGCTCTGCCCCTTGGGGAGGGACGCACGCGACCGACCCTCCATCGCAGCCCTGCGGTCCCTGCCGCTGGAGCCGTTCCCCCCGGGGCGCCGGGCCAGCCTGAGCAGGGCGGGCGACAGCTCCCCTCGTGGGTGGAGAGCAGGCTCCGAGACGCCGCACAGCCCGGCCGGTGTCACGGCTAACACGCGGCGGCGCGGAGTCTGGATCCTGCCCTGCCTCGGGCCTGCCGAGCACACCCCCCTTCCCCGGTCTCACCTGCTACCCACAGCTCACCTGCGCTCACCTGTGCCCAGGACACGCGGCACGGAGCCGCCGGCCTGTCCACGGAGCCCcgtctctgcctgcctgcctgcgtGGCCCCCCCGCGGGCCGCTCCCCGTGCTGGCAGGCGAGGGAGGATCCTGACCACGCCGCGTCTCCGCACTGCAGGCCCCTGGCACAGACCTGGGGTTGTCTCCACGCCAGCCCCGGCTTCCAGGTGAAGTCACGGTGAGTCAGAGCCCCGCCTCTGGTCCTGAGCTGGGGGGGCAGGTGCCACTGCAAGAACGGGGCCGGTCCGGTGGGTCCCGTGGCCGGGGGTGGGttccctgggggcctgggggtccCAGAGAAGGAGGTGCATCGTGAGCTGAGCGGCGTGCCGGCTCCCAGGAAGAGCTGATTGATAGCTTAGCACCATCTGGTTTTCGTCATTCTGGTGTCATGCTTTTTATAAACACAGGacgaaaaaatattttgtctccaATAAATGTATCACGGTATATCGGCTATCTCGTATTAGCAGTTTTATCTCCTGACTTTTTTAGAAACCAAGAAATCAATAGCCTACTTTTAGACTGCGATCTAAAAGTACCCGTGGGTGTCCTTTCCCAAGCACACTGGGCggaattaaataaaacaaggaaacacACATTTTTCTCAGACGCAGCTTTGGTTGGACTCGGGGACGGCGGCGGAGCAGACgtcaaaagaacaagaaaaaggtTGTCCTCGGAGTGGGACGATTGAAATCCACCCGCAAGGCACGCGGGTCACCCGCCTGCGAAAACGGTGACTATGACCAGGGCGCGGTCTCCCCGGGACATGTCGGGAGTGGGGGCGTCACAGGGAGGTGGCATCGGCCCCCCCGGCCACCTGGTGTGAGCAGGAGGTGTGGGCAGGCCCACGGCCTGGAAAGGATGGGCAGGAAGCCAGGCGGCGACCGCTGGGTGGTCCCTCCCCACGCGGGTCATGTGGGTCGCCTCTGGCTGCTATGCCCGCGGGCCTGGAACGCTTCCGATCAACTGCCGTCTGTCTGTCCGGGAGCCGGGATGTGAATGAAGCCCAGCGGCCCCAGGGTGGTCGGGCTGGGCCCTCGCTGCTCCTTCCCCAGTTCCCGCGTGGGCTCCCCAGGCTCCTGCCCGAGCGCCCGGTTACACCCCATCTCCAAGTCTGCTGGGGGCCAGTGTCCCGGGGTCCCAAGTCCTGTCATTGTGTCCTGTAAGGTGCCCAAggtgtccagagtggctgctgaTTGCTTGTGGGGTCCAGCCCGGTGGCTGTGCCAGCGACAGGGAGAGTGGCCACCGTGGTCTCGTGCTGCTGTGTAGACCGTGTGCCCGGCGGCTGACAGGTTCACGCACCTACGTAAAAGGGGACACCTTGTCGctgggccgggggccggggcctcTAGAGTCCCGGACTGCAAGCATTTGAGACTCAGGTTTGTTTTCCAGGACGCGAAAGTAATGTTAGATTCGCACAATTCGCACGAGCGAACTGAACAACAGACGGTCtgggggccgggcgggccgggcctGCCCCTGCCGTTCCCACCCCGGGCTGCCAGCACCGCCGGGAGACGGGGGACATCCCGGCGCCCGGGTGTCTGACGCGGCAGTAAGCAGGGGGCCCGAGGGCTGTCCTCCGAGCCTGGAGGATCCGTCACCCGGGCCCTGGCCTCACGCGTGCGCGCCGTCTGGTGGGCTCTGCACCACCTGGCAGCGTCCCCCGTCTGGGCTCCAGTGCCTGGAAATCGCTGTCCCCCATGTCAGCAGAGAGGCACCCCTGCGCGCCCTCCTGCGAGGCAGGGGCAGTGGCAGCGGCCTAGCTCGGCCGGCGACCCCGGGGCTCCCGTGTTCACGGTGGCACCAGCATGAGGGTCTTGGTGGCTCGCGGAGGACAGCCACGGGGATGCCGTGCAGTGAGTCCCACACCACCCGGGGCTGGGCTGACCTTGGCCAACGGGACTCGGGAAATGTGGCGGCGGCCGACATGCCCCGCGCGCTGCCCGGTGCCGCCCCTGTCGCTGCTGCCAGGAGTCACGCTGCAGGGGAAGCAGCCCGGGCCTGCCCGGCCCTCCTGCTGTCCCTGGTCGTGGCCACACGAGTGGGCCCGGCCCATGCCCCGTGGAGCGGACTTGAGCGCCGTGAGCAGCTGGCCACAGGACCGTGGGCAGAAGAGACCGCGATGAGCCGCGTGGTTCGGGGCGTCCGGGCACCCACAGGGCTCCAGGGGGCTGCACCCCGGCTTGTGGAGGACGAGCCCCAGAGGCCGTCCAGGAGTCCCGGGCTCCTCGGGGTGTCCGTGGGGCTCAGCCCCAGGCAGGGGACGGGGGACGGGCTGCTTCTTTCCCTGGGGCACCACCGAGGCCGACCCCGAGCTGGCCTGCAGCGCTCGCCGGGGCTTGGGTGACGCTCCCTGCGGCCGCCGGTCGGACTGAGGGCGCCGGTGCCCCGCTCGCAGCCAGCCAGGCTCTGGGCCCGGCTCCTCGCCCGCGTCAGCCTCCTCCGCCCACCGGACACTTGAGGAGGCAGCAGGCGTCCCCAGAGACGCCTGAGGTCTGGGCTGGACTCCGCGCTGGG
The sequence above is a segment of the Canis lupus dingo isolate Sandy chromosome 31, ASM325472v2, whole genome shotgun sequence genome. Coding sequences within it:
- the LOC125754146 gene encoding translation initiation factor IF-2-like; the protein is MSRGDRALVIVTVFAAINQLFLGAGTPLSSRCTSFSGTPRPPGNPPPATGPTGPAPFLQWHLPPQLRTRGGALTHRDFTWKPGLAWRQPQVCARGLQCGDAAWSGSSLACQHGERPAGGPRRQAGRDGAPWTGRRLRAACPGHREMHQLLSEATLHPYAGARPAHQRAQTVSGSEGNANLNRGATRVAVAAWEAPRAACPGAPRSRRARAASVESEPGSECLMRGQGRVGQGRGRRGAEESAGGGGAHGASPGGKVSPAPAPAP